The bacterium genome segment CGGGGGCCGACGTGGTCGGCGCGCAGGGTGTCCACCGCGAGCAGCAGCAGGTTGGGCGGTCCTTCGCGGCGGGGCGCGGCGGCGGGCGGCGACAGCGTCCGGCGCAGCGCGGTCATCAGCTGGTCGCGCCGCGTCGTGAGGCGACGCCGGCGCGTCATGGGCAGGAAAGGGTCGTTCTGTGCCATCGCTCCGTGTTCGCTTCCTGGACAGCCGAGATCCCGGCGACTAGTCTAGGTCCATGGACCTGCGCACGCACATCCCCGACGGTTGCCTGCTGCCGCGCTTGGCCTGCGCGGGCAAGGAGGAGGCCGTCGCCGCCCTCGCCACGGCCGTGGCGCGCGCCGTCGGACTGCCGGACGACCGGGCGCTGCGGCAGGAGATCCTCGCGCGCGAAGCCGTCGGCGACACCAACGTCGGCCTGGGCGTCGCCATCCCCCACATCCGGACCAGCCTGGTCGAGCGCCCCCTGCTGGCGGTCGCCACGCTGTCCCCGCCCCTGCCCCGAGAGGGGAGCGAGCCGCCCGTGG includes the following:
- a CDS encoding PTS sugar transporter subunit IIA, whose protein sequence is MDLRTHIPDGCLLPRLACAGKEEAVAALATAVARAVGLPDDRALRQEILAREAVGDTNVGLGVAIPHIRTSLVERPLLAVATLSPPLPREGSEPPVDVLLLIVGPQQDPRAMLRLLARLVRQVKVPGFLQALRRSTTAEELGRAFPVGETPA